ATTTTCTAGAGTGTTTTCAGCATCTGAATTAATAGTGAAGTCACTGCCGGAGCCTATCTGAACATTTTCTTTAATTTCTACATTTTTATCAATTATAGTTTTATTAACCATGGCGTTTTTTCTAATAATACAATCATTTAAAATAACTGAATTTTTAACAAAAGCACCTTCTTCAATATACACACCTGGAGAGATAACAGAATCCTCAACTCGGCCATTAACAATTGCTCCATTTGCTATTAAAGATTTAGTACTGCAGCTTTTAGCTCCAAATTTAACGGGAGGTTTTTCTTCACTGCGGGTATAAATTGGCCATTGATCATCATAAAGGTTTATTTCAGGTATGTTTTCAGTTGTTTCAATATTTGCTTTCCAGTAGTCCTGAACAGTTCTAATATTTCTCCAATAGCCATCAAATTTAGAAACAAAAATATCTTTATTATCAGCAATTAAATTAGGGATTATTTCTGAATGGAAATCTACTGCTCCCTGACTGCAGTATTTTTTTAAGGCTTTTATTAAAACTTCTTTTTTGAAAACAAAAATTCCCATTGAAACTAGATTTTTAGAAGGCTCATCTTCCTGCTTGATATCTAAAAGTCTATAATTATCATCATAATCTAAAGTCGATAGACCCTGAGCATCAGCATAGGGAATGTTATTAGCAGCAATTGTAAGATCAGCATTATTGTCTCTATGTTCTTTTAGTATTTTTTGATAATCCATCTTATAGACTAAATGTCCTGGTAAAAGTATTATTTCCTCAGGTGCTTTATTTTCAATGTAGCTTATGTTTTTATAAATAGAGTGGGCATCACCAAGATACCAATCTTCTCCCGCCTTTCCTTTATAGGGTTGTAAAATAGTTATTCCACCATTTTCGCGATCTAGATCCCACGGTTTACCTATTCCTAAATGTTCTCGTAATGAATAAGGCATATATTGAGTAACTACTCCGATATTTTCTAAACCAGAATCAATACAGTTACTTAAAGTAAAATCAATCAGCCTAAACTTACCAGCAAAGGGCAGGGCTGCTTTTGAGCGAGTTTCAGATAAAAGGTCAAGTTTTCCACCAGCTTTGATTAATGCAATTGTTTTGTCCATTTGAATCCCCCCAAATATAGAATAATTTCTAATATTATACATATTATTATAACAGAATTGATGTCAAATGTCATATTTAAGAAGGCATTTTTTGAGATATATCTTGACTTTTAAAATTCTATAATCTACAATATTATTGTAAGGCTTAAACAAAAATTTTAAAATATAAAAATTTTTATAACTAGGTGGTGGTTAAATGGATAATTTAAGTGCTTTCGATATTATAGGTCCAGTAATGATTGGACCATCCAGTTCCCATACTGCAGGTGCTTGTAGAATAGGAAATTTAGCTAAAGAAATAGTAGATAATAAGCTAAAGGATGTTAAAATATATTTTCATGGTTCATTTAAAGAAACTTACAGAGGCCATGGTACTGATAAAGCGATTATTGGAGGTCTGCTGGGTCTTAAAACCGATGACAGCAGAATAAAAAAATCTTTTCAGCTGGCAGAAAAAGAGGGGTTCAGCTTTGATTTTTTACCAGTTGATCTGGATGATGTTCATCCAAACACAATGAAGTTAGAAATTATAGATCAAAATGATGTTAAAACAACTATAGTTGCTTCTTCAATCGGCGGCGGAAATATAATTGTGACTGAATTAAATGGAACTGAGGTTAAACTAAAAGGAGAATATTATACTTTAATAACTTTTCATAATGATCAGCCCGGATTAATTGCTAAGATTTCAGAAGTTTTACAGATATATAATTTAAATATAGCTGAAATGGAAGTATTAAGAAAGGAAAAAGGACGTCAGGCAACTGCAATTATTAATTTAGATCAAAAGGTAGAAAAAAATATACTGCAGCTGCTTCGAGATATACCTGGTATTCAAAGTTTAAAACTGGTTAAACCATTAGTCTAAGGAGGTTTTGTAATGGAAGATTTTCATAAGATAGAAGAATTAATTGAAATAGCCGAAAAAAATGAGATTACGCTGGCTCAGGTAGTTATCAATAGAGAAAAAGATTTAACTGAAAAAACTGAAGCAGAAGTTAGAGATCAGATGCGTTATTCACTTCAGGTAATGCGAGAATCTATCGAAAAAGGTTTAAATGAAGATGTTAAGTCGATGAGTGGTTTAACCGGTGGTGATGCCAAAAAAGTTGAAAAGGCCAGAAAAGAAGGTAAAAGTATTACAGGAGATCTTTTTTCTAGAATTCTTTCCCATACTTTAGCTGTTTCGGAATTGAATGCTGCTATGGGTAAAATAGTTGCCTGTCCAACAGCTGGTTCATGTGGCATTTTACCTGGTTCGTTAATCACGATTGCTGATGAAAATAATTTTACAGATGATGAAATTATAGATGCCTTATTTGTGGCATCAGGCTTTGGAGTTGTAATTGCCAAACAGGCTTCAGTTTCTGGTGCTGAAGGTGGCTGTCAGGCTGAATGTGGATCAGCATCAAGTATGACTGCTGCAGCTATTACATATTTAATGGGAGGCACAAAACAGGAAGTTGCAGCTGCTGCAGCTATAGCCCTTAAAAACTTGCTTGGTTTGGTCTGTGATCCTGTAGCTGGATTGGTAGAAGTTCCCTGTATTAAAAGAAATACTATTGGAAGCAGTAATGCTGTAACTGCTGCCGAAATGGCTCTAGCTGGAGTAGAAAGTGTAATTCCGGTTGATGAGGTTATAGTTGCTATGAAAAAAGTTGGTGATGCTCTTCCTGATTCACTTAAAGAGACTTCACTGGGTGGTTTAGCTGCTACTCCAACTGCCTGCAGAATAAAAGAAGAACTGCTTGAGAATTCGTTATAATCTAATTTTTTAACATCTTGCTAATAACTTTGATTCAAGATATAATTAAATAATGACATATGTTCTAAAAACCAGTTGAAGAGTTGTGCTTTGACTGGTTTTTACTTTTTGCTGTAATTTAGGAGGTGTACAGAAAATTAAAAATAATAAAAAAACAAAACCCATTAGAAATATAGTCGTCTCTTACGCTATTTTTGGTATACTTTGGATTTTATTTTCGGATATTTTAGCAGTGTTTTTTACTAGTAATCTGGGTATTTATCAAAAATTTCAATCAGTTAAAGGTATTATCTTTATCTTTGTAACGGGTATATTTTTATTTTTTTTATTAAAGAAAAATTTAAGAAAGCTGGAAGAAGAAGAGGAAAAATTAATTAGACAGGCTCATTTTGACAGTTTAACTTCTCTGCCAAATAAAAGGTCATTGTATGAGGATTTAGAGGTTAAAATTAATTCCTATTCTATTAAAGACCGAGCTGCAGCTTCTTTTTCCGTATTTTATCTGAACTTAAACAACATCGATAATCTAAATGAAATTAAAGGATATAGTCAAGGTAGTGGTTTGATTAAAAAAATTGCTGTACACCTAAAAGCTAATTTCGACAGCCAAAACTGCAATATCTACATCTATAATTATGACCAGTTTATTTTGGTTTTTGATAATAAAATTGATGATCAGTCTTTAAAAGAACAGGCAAATACTATTTTGGCTTCAATTAATGATCTCTGGGAGCAGGGAAAAACTGATTATTATCTGGATTTAGATATAGGAATTTCAAAATTTCCTGGCTCGGGTGGAGATGCAGAAGAACTAATTTCAGCTGCCCAACTGGCGGCTAGTAATATTTTTCTTGATGATCTGAGTTTTCAAATATATAATAAGCAGATGTATCTCGACAAATTAGAATACGAAAACTTAAAAAGAGATTTAAGAAGTGCAGTAAAAAAAGAGGAGTTTAAATTATATTATCAACCTAAAATTAATATTAATGAAAATCAGAATAAAATAAGTGGGGTAGAAGCTCTAATCAGATGGAATCATCCGACTCTTGGACTGGTTTCTCCACAGAAATTTATCAAAATTGCCGAAGAAAGCTTTTTAATTAGAGAAATTGGAGATTGGGTTATTGAAGAAGCATTTAAACAGCTTTCA
Above is a window of Halanaerobium saccharolyticum subsp. saccharolyticum DSM 6643 DNA encoding:
- the sdaAA gene encoding L-serine ammonia-lyase, iron-sulfur-dependent, subunit alpha, giving the protein MEDFHKIEELIEIAEKNEITLAQVVINREKDLTEKTEAEVRDQMRYSLQVMRESIEKGLNEDVKSMSGLTGGDAKKVEKARKEGKSITGDLFSRILSHTLAVSELNAAMGKIVACPTAGSCGILPGSLITIADENNFTDDEIIDALFVASGFGVVIAKQASVSGAEGGCQAECGSASSMTAAAITYLMGGTKQEVAAAAAIALKNLLGLVCDPVAGLVEVPCIKRNTIGSSNAVTAAEMALAGVESVIPVDEVIVAMKKVGDALPDSLKETSLGGLAATPTACRIKEELLENSL
- a CDS encoding putative bifunctional diguanylate cyclase/phosphodiesterase, yielding MFFTSNLGIYQKFQSVKGIIFIFVTGIFLFFLLKKNLRKLEEEEEKLIRQAHFDSLTSLPNKRSLYEDLEVKINSYSIKDRAAASFSVFYLNLNNIDNLNEIKGYSQGSGLIKKIAVHLKANFDSQNCNIYIYNYDQFILVFDNKIDDQSLKEQANTILASINDLWEQGKTDYYLDLDIGISKFPGSGGDAEELISAAQLAASNIFLDDLSFQIYNKQMYLDKLEYENLKRDLRSAVKKEEFKLYYQPKININENQNKISGVEALIRWNHPTLGLVSPQKFIKIAEESFLIREIGDWVIEEAFKQLSSWQNKYDRDLGISVNLSPLELCDKNKAARIKKLSQKYQIRRELIEFEITENALLDNRSDTIKILKELKNLDFSIALDDFGIGYSSFSYLSRLPIDTLKIDKSFIGKLSDSKNMILIDSLIELSHKMNLKVIAEGIESSEQLKTMKKLKCDEIQGYYFYKPLPVDQFEKIIEKNYY
- the sdaAB gene encoding L-serine ammonia-lyase, iron-sulfur-dependent subunit beta; its protein translation is MDNLSAFDIIGPVMIGPSSSHTAGACRIGNLAKEIVDNKLKDVKIYFHGSFKETYRGHGTDKAIIGGLLGLKTDDSRIKKSFQLAEKEGFSFDFLPVDLDDVHPNTMKLEIIDQNDVKTTIVASSIGGGNIIVTELNGTEVKLKGEYYTLITFHNDQPGLIAKISEVLQIYNLNIAEMEVLRKEKGRQATAIINLDQKVEKNILQLLRDIPGIQSLKLVKPLV
- the glgD gene encoding glucose-1-phosphate adenylyltransferase subunit GlgD, which gives rise to MDKTIALIKAGGKLDLLSETRSKAALPFAGKFRLIDFTLSNCIDSGLENIGVVTQYMPYSLREHLGIGKPWDLDRENGGITILQPYKGKAGEDWYLGDAHSIYKNISYIENKAPEEIILLPGHLVYKMDYQKILKEHRDNNADLTIAANNIPYADAQGLSTLDYDDNYRLLDIKQEDEPSKNLVSMGIFVFKKEVLIKALKKYCSQGAVDFHSEIIPNLIADNKDIFVSKFDGYWRNIRTVQDYWKANIETTENIPEINLYDDQWPIYTRSEEKPPVKFGAKSCSTKSLIANGAIVNGRVEDSVISPGVYIEEGAFVKNSVILNDCIIRKNAMVNKTIIDKNVEIKENVQIGSGSDFTINSDAENTLENGLNLIAKDITIAKNIRVHRNCRINRDITADEFENNEVLSGTTVE